In Acidobacteriota bacterium, a genomic segment contains:
- a CDS encoding tetratricopeptide repeat protein, whose product MTPAVGMRFGRYELLRRLGAGGMGEVYRARDYDLDRDVALKFLPERFASDPDRLDRFATEARVTSSLNHPNIVTIHEIGHDAGASFIVMELVEGRTLREVMRGTTLGTRRVLDLAVQAADGLARAHAAGIVHRDLKPENLMVTGDGLLKILDFGLVKLRAPDQHDAHATAVGDTSTAAESTHSGPGLVVGTAGYMSPEQAAGHPVDFRSDQFALGTILYEMITGRRAFKRDTPVQTISAVIESDPEPLGTLNDTFPAPGRWIVERCLAKDPAGRYASTADLANDLRAVRDHLSEVSTASARERPRSMSRRAWLPGVGVLASLLVVLVLLPSVRERLSGPWWQLPLPAEKRIAVLPFRATATVEEDDRLCDGLAEYLVARLGQLERFQRSAWVVPSVEVRQAGVTTADSARRALGATLVVTGSLQRVDDRFVVTANIIDATSLRQVRAATFDVVPGQTSLLERTVEAVIEMLDLEIGPDASAVLHAGVTGVVEASTLYAQALGLTPYKQARTALERHDHEQNLERAIDLFSRALEQDPRYALAHAGLGEAYWRLSRFTKKPEHVALAEQHCRRALEVDPLVAQAWVTLGIVHNGTGKPQEALEDLQRALDRNPRHADAHRELANAYGRLGQDEEAVAMYRRAITLGPDFWVNYHQFGTYLVTHGQPREAEDAFRSALALVPDNARVWSGLGAAYYYQSKYDDAKNAWQKSLELFPTASAASNLGTRQFLEGRYAEAAETFERALAIDDRDYRVWRNLAAARAWVAGGKDRARAAFARAAELAELERTLDPLSAEIHADLADCYANLDKPREARAAAAEAARLGTDQAAVASSLAETYEHLGNRSAALEWIEKALALGYPVDPIERAPGLATLRADPRYRALIDRLESVRRHDENK is encoded by the coding sequence ATGACTCCCGCGGTGGGCATGCGGTTCGGGCGCTACGAACTCCTGCGGAGGCTCGGCGCGGGAGGGATGGGCGAGGTGTATCGCGCCCGCGACTACGATCTCGATCGCGACGTCGCGCTCAAGTTCCTGCCCGAGCGGTTCGCGAGCGATCCCGACCGCCTCGACCGCTTCGCCACCGAAGCGCGGGTGACCTCTTCCCTCAACCACCCCAACATCGTCACCATTCACGAGATCGGGCACGACGCCGGCGCGTCGTTCATCGTGATGGAACTCGTCGAGGGGCGAACGCTGCGCGAGGTGATGCGGGGCACCACCCTCGGCACGCGACGCGTGCTCGACCTCGCCGTCCAGGCCGCGGACGGGCTGGCCAGGGCACATGCCGCCGGCATCGTGCACCGCGACCTGAAGCCGGAAAACCTCATGGTGACCGGCGACGGCCTGCTGAAGATTCTCGACTTCGGCCTCGTCAAGTTGCGGGCCCCCGACCAGCACGACGCTCACGCGACGGCCGTGGGCGACACCTCGACCGCCGCGGAGTCGACGCACTCGGGCCCCGGCCTCGTGGTCGGCACGGCGGGCTACATGTCGCCCGAGCAGGCGGCCGGACACCCGGTCGACTTCCGCTCCGACCAGTTCGCCCTCGGGACGATCCTCTACGAGATGATCACCGGGCGCCGCGCGTTCAAGCGCGACACCCCCGTGCAGACCATCTCGGCCGTCATCGAATCGGATCCGGAACCGCTGGGCACTCTGAACGACACGTTTCCCGCCCCGGGTCGCTGGATCGTCGAGCGATGCCTCGCGAAGGACCCGGCCGGTCGGTACGCGTCGACGGCCGATCTGGCCAACGACCTGCGCGCGGTTCGCGATCACCTGTCGGAGGTCAGCACCGCGTCCGCTCGTGAGCGGCCTCGCTCGATGAGCCGCCGAGCCTGGCTGCCCGGGGTCGGCGTCCTGGCGTCGTTGCTCGTCGTGCTCGTCCTGCTGCCATCGGTGCGCGAGCGCCTGTCCGGGCCGTGGTGGCAGCTTCCGCTGCCGGCAGAGAAGCGCATCGCCGTGTTGCCGTTCCGGGCCACGGCGACCGTCGAGGAAGACGACCGCCTGTGCGATGGGCTCGCGGAGTACCTCGTCGCGCGTCTCGGCCAGCTCGAGCGGTTCCAGCGATCGGCGTGGGTGGTGCCGAGCGTGGAGGTGCGCCAGGCAGGGGTGACGACCGCAGACAGCGCCCGGCGAGCCCTGGGAGCGACGCTGGTCGTCACGGGCAGCCTCCAGCGTGTCGACGACCGGTTCGTCGTGACCGCGAACATCATCGACGCGACCAGCCTTCGCCAGGTCAGGGCGGCGACCTTCGACGTCGTGCCCGGGCAGACCTCTCTCCTCGAGCGCACGGTCGAAGCCGTGATCGAGATGCTCGACCTCGAGATCGGGCCAGACGCCAGTGCGGTGCTCCACGCGGGCGTCACCGGTGTGGTCGAGGCCTCGACGCTTTACGCGCAGGCGCTGGGCCTCACGCCGTACAAGCAGGCGCGCACCGCGCTCGAGCGCCACGACCATGAGCAGAATCTCGAGCGGGCCATCGACCTCTTCTCGCGCGCGCTCGAACAGGATCCCCGCTACGCGCTGGCGCACGCCGGGCTCGGCGAGGCGTACTGGCGGCTCTCCCGGTTCACGAAGAAGCCCGAGCACGTCGCGCTGGCCGAGCAGCACTGCCGGCGGGCGCTCGAGGTCGATCCCCTCGTGGCCCAGGCATGGGTCACGCTGGGCATCGTCCACAACGGGACGGGAAAGCCACAGGAAGCGCTCGAGGACCTCCAGCGGGCCCTCGACCGCAACCCGCGCCACGCCGACGCGCACCGCGAACTGGCCAATGCCTACGGCCGGCTCGGGCAGGATGAAGAGGCCGTCGCGATGTACCGGCGCGCCATCACGCTCGGGCCCGACTTCTGGGTCAACTACCATCAATTCGGCACGTATCTCGTCACGCACGGCCAACCTCGCGAGGCCGAGGACGCCTTCCGGAGTGCGCTCGCGCTCGTGCCCGACAACGCGCGCGTGTGGTCTGGTCTCGGCGCGGCGTACTACTACCAGTCGAAGTACGACGACGCCAAGAACGCCTGGCAGAAATCCCTCGAGCTCTTCCCGACGGCGAGCGCCGCATCGAACCTGGGGACGCGACAGTTCCTCGAAGGACGGTACGCCGAGGCCGCGGAGACCTTCGAGCGGGCGCTCGCGATCGACGACCGCGACTATCGCGTGTGGCGCAACCTGGCGGCGGCCCGCGCCTGGGTCGCCGGTGGGAAGGATCGCGCACGTGCGGCCTTCGCGCGCGCGGCCGAACTCGCCGAACTGGAGCGAACGCTCGATCCGCTCAGTGCCGAGATTCACGCCGATCTGGCCGACTGCTACGCGAACCTCGACAAGCCTCGCGAGGCAAGAGCTGCCGCGGCCGAGGCCGCCCGGCTCGGGACTGACCAGGCGGCGGTGGCCAGCAGTCTGGCCGAAACCTACGAACACCTCGGAAACCGCTCGGCCGCGCTCGAGTGGATTGAAAAGGCGCTCGCGCTTGGGTACCCGGTCGACCCGATCGAGCGCGCGCCGGGCCTGGCGACCCTGCGGGCCGACCCGCGGTATCGCGCCCTGATCGATCGCCTCGAGTCCGTTCGCCGGCATGACGAAAACAAGTGA
- a CDS encoding PQQ-dependent sugar dehydrogenase has translation MAGIVCAMGLAVVLSTQARLPLDKISLPPGFKIEIYADNVPNARSLALSPGGTLFVGSRNAGNVYALVDENGDQKADRMYTLATGLTMPNGVAFRDGALFVAEVNRILRFDDIEKQLASPPKPAVVNDSYPTDVHHGWKFIAFGPDGWLYVPVGAPCNICDETGRDQRFATITRMKPDGSNVEIVAHGVRNTVGFTWHPETRHLWFTDNGRDWMGDDQPPDELNVLTSPGQHFGYPFCHGDDIQDPEFNTRPCSEFARPARNLGPHVAALGLRFYLGDMFPASYRGHLLIAEHGSWNRTVPIGYRVMLVRVENGKAVSYEPFADGWLQDGKAWGRPVDVLVMPDGALLVSDDYANVIYRISYAG, from the coding sequence ATGGCCGGAATCGTGTGCGCGATGGGACTCGCGGTGGTCCTGTCCACGCAGGCGAGGCTGCCGCTCGACAAGATCTCGTTGCCACCCGGCTTCAAGATCGAGATCTACGCCGACAACGTGCCAAACGCGCGGTCGCTCGCCCTCAGCCCGGGCGGGACGCTCTTTGTCGGCTCGCGGAACGCGGGCAACGTCTACGCGCTCGTCGACGAGAACGGGGACCAGAAGGCCGATCGCATGTACACCCTCGCGACGGGCCTGACGATGCCAAACGGTGTGGCGTTCCGCGACGGGGCGCTCTTCGTCGCCGAGGTGAACCGCATCCTCCGGTTCGACGACATCGAGAAGCAGTTGGCGTCCCCGCCAAAGCCGGCCGTCGTCAACGACAGCTATCCGACCGACGTGCACCACGGCTGGAAGTTCATCGCGTTTGGACCCGATGGCTGGCTCTACGTGCCGGTCGGCGCGCCCTGCAACATCTGCGACGAGACCGGCCGCGACCAGCGATTTGCCACCATCACCCGCATGAAGCCGGACGGGTCGAACGTGGAGATCGTGGCGCACGGCGTGCGCAACACCGTCGGCTTCACGTGGCATCCCGAGACCAGGCACCTGTGGTTCACCGACAACGGGCGCGACTGGATGGGCGATGACCAGCCGCCGGACGAGTTGAACGTGCTGACGAGCCCGGGCCAGCATTTCGGCTATCCCTTCTGCCACGGCGACGACATCCAGGACCCGGAGTTCAACACGCGTCCCTGCAGCGAGTTCGCGCGGCCGGCCCGCAACCTGGGGCCGCACGTCGCGGCGCTCGGCCTTCGCTTCTACCTCGGCGACATGTTCCCCGCCAGCTACCGGGGCCACCTGCTCATCGCCGAGCACGGGTCGTGGAACCGGACGGTGCCGATCGGCTATCGCGTGATGCTCGTGCGCGTCGAGAACGGGAAGGCCGTGAGCTACGAGCCGTTTGCCGACGGTTGGCTGCAGGACGGCAAGGCGTGGGGCCGTCCGGTCGACGTGCTCGTGATGCCAGACGGCGCCCTGCTGGTGTCGGACGACTACGCCAACGTGATCTATCGCATCAGCTACGCCGGCTGA
- the leuB gene encoding 3-isopropylmalate dehydrogenase yields the protein MSATIVLLPGDGIGPEVVSAARRVLEIAADLFGRSLVFDERPIGGAALDRGLPALPDDTLAACQTAEAILLGAVGDPKYDAVPRGQKPETALLGLRKALGAYANLRPAAVWPGLEDSGPFKPDRIRGTNMLIVRELTGGLYFGEPRSLDAEAGVAVNTLCYTATEVERIAAVAFEAARTRRRMVTSVDKANVLETSQLWRAVVDRVALHYPDVRHEHMYVDACAMAIALDPRRFDVILTENLFGDILSDEAGAVAGSLGLLPSASLGRGPGLYEPVHGSAPTIAGKDLANPIGAIASAAMLLRHSLGADHAARAVERAIGEALEAGLRTADLTTGDETPVSCRAMTEAIVSRLRA from the coding sequence ATGAGCGCAACCATCGTCCTCCTGCCCGGTGACGGCATCGGGCCCGAGGTCGTGTCCGCGGCCCGCCGCGTGCTCGAGATCGCGGCCGACCTCTTCGGCCGATCGCTGGTCTTCGACGAGCGGCCCATCGGCGGCGCCGCGCTCGACCGCGGCCTCCCGGCGCTGCCAGACGACACGCTCGCCGCCTGCCAGACTGCCGAGGCGATCCTGCTCGGCGCCGTCGGCGACCCCAAGTACGATGCCGTCCCGCGAGGACAGAAACCCGAGACGGCGCTGCTCGGGCTGCGGAAGGCCCTTGGCGCGTACGCCAACCTTCGCCCGGCCGCCGTGTGGCCCGGCCTCGAAGACAGCGGGCCGTTCAAGCCCGATCGCATCCGCGGCACGAACATGCTGATCGTCCGCGAGCTGACCGGCGGGCTCTACTTCGGCGAGCCGCGCAGTCTCGACGCCGAGGCCGGCGTGGCGGTGAACACGCTGTGCTACACCGCAACGGAGGTCGAGCGCATCGCGGCCGTGGCGTTCGAGGCGGCCCGGACGCGGCGCCGGATGGTGACGTCGGTCGACAAGGCCAACGTGCTCGAGACCTCGCAGCTCTGGCGGGCCGTGGTCGATCGCGTCGCCCTGCACTACCCCGACGTCCGCCACGAGCACATGTACGTCGATGCCTGCGCGATGGCCATCGCGCTCGACCCGCGCCGATTCGACGTCATCCTCACCGAGAACCTCTTCGGCGACATCCTCTCGGACGAAGCGGGGGCCGTCGCGGGCTCACTCGGGCTGCTGCCGTCGGCGAGTCTCGGCCGGGGACCCGGGTTGTACGAGCCCGTGCACGGCTCGGCGCCCACGATCGCCGGAAAGGACCTCGCCAACCCGATTGGCGCCATCGCGTCGGCCGCCATGCTGCTCCGCCACTCGCTCGGGGCCGACCACGCCGCGCGTGCGGTCGAACGCGCGATTGGCGAGGCCCTCGAGGCAGGACTCCGTACGGCCGACCTGACGACCGGGGACGAAACCCCCGTCTCATGCCGTGCGATGACCGAAGCCATCGTCAGCCGGCTGCGCGCCTGA
- a CDS encoding beta-lactamase family protein, translated as MRVTSRVCVLVLALTLAVPAALPAQDLSPAPPETVGLSPERLQRLTAALNGYVADGKVAGGVVLVARHGKLAYHEPFGQRDREAASPMARDAIFRIASQSKAIVSVGVMMLQEEGRLLLSDPVGRYLPEFQTTTVAVPRELGGYDVVPAKRPVTIRDLLMHTAGVGYGQGVAADRWAQAGIQGWYFAHRDEPISATVTRMATLPFDAHPGERWVYGYSTDILGAVVERVSGQPLDEFLRTRLFTPLGMRDTHFYLPPEKAGRLAVVYSATDRGLERAPDPGGATGQGAYVSGPRKSFSGGAGLVSTAGDYARFLQMLLNGGTLDGRRLVSRKTVELMTTDHMAGTPFRDGQGFGLGFSVVTDLGARGLIGSPGEFAWGGAYHSTYWVDPKEGLVVVYMTQLIPAGGLDDYGKLRALIYSAIVD; from the coding sequence ATGCGCGTGACGTCTCGTGTGTGCGTTCTCGTCCTGGCGCTGACGCTGGCCGTGCCGGCAGCGCTTCCGGCGCAGGACCTGTCTCCGGCCCCCCCGGAAACCGTCGGCCTGTCGCCGGAACGGCTGCAGCGGCTCACCGCGGCCTTGAACGGGTACGTCGCCGACGGGAAGGTGGCCGGCGGCGTGGTGCTCGTCGCGCGTCACGGCAAGCTCGCCTACCACGAGCCGTTCGGGCAGCGCGACCGCGAAGCCGCCTCGCCGATGGCCCGCGACGCCATCTTCCGCATCGCCTCGCAGAGCAAGGCCATCGTCAGCGTCGGCGTGATGATGCTCCAGGAAGAGGGCCGCCTGCTCCTTTCGGATCCGGTTGGCCGCTACCTGCCCGAGTTCCAGACGACGACAGTGGCGGTGCCCCGCGAGCTTGGCGGCTACGACGTCGTGCCGGCGAAGCGGCCGGTGACCATCCGCGACCTGTTGATGCACACCGCCGGCGTTGGCTACGGTCAGGGCGTTGCCGCCGATCGGTGGGCGCAGGCGGGCATCCAGGGATGGTACTTCGCCCATCGCGATGAGCCGATTAGCGCAACCGTGACGCGGATGGCGACGCTGCCGTTTGATGCCCACCCTGGCGAGCGCTGGGTCTACGGTTACTCGACCGACATCCTCGGGGCCGTCGTCGAGCGGGTGAGCGGGCAGCCGCTCGACGAGTTCCTGCGGACGCGCCTCTTCACGCCGCTCGGCATGCGTGACACCCACTTCTACCTGCCGCCCGAGAAGGCCGGCCGGTTGGCGGTGGTCTACTCCGCGACCGATCGCGGTCTCGAGCGGGCGCCCGATCCCGGTGGCGCAACCGGGCAGGGCGCGTACGTGAGCGGGCCCCGCAAGAGCTTCTCCGGAGGAGCCGGCCTCGTCTCGACCGCTGGCGACTACGCCCGGTTCCTGCAGATGCTCCTGAACGGCGGAACACTCGATGGACGCCGCCTCGTCAGCCGCAAGACCGTCGAGTTGATGACGACGGACCACATGGCCGGTACGCCCTTCAGGGACGGGCAAGGGTTCGGCCTCGGGTTCTCCGTTGTCACCGACCTCGGGGCCCGGGGCCTCATCGGCTCGCCCGGCGAGTTCGCCTGGGGCGGGGCGTACCACTCCACCTACTGGGTCGACCCGAAGGAGGGGCTCGTCGTGGTCTACATGACGCAGCTCATTCCGGCTGGCGGCCTCGACGACTACGGCAAGCTGCGGGCCCTCATCTACAGCGCCATCGTCGACTGA
- a CDS encoding 2-isopropylmalate synthase produces MADVSDITIFDTTLRDGEQSPGFSMRTDEKLRLARQLDRLGVDVIESGFPIASEADAEAVRLVATEVRRPVIAALARTGVADIECAGEALRPAARSRIHTFLATSDLHLERKLRMTREACLDAAIAAVRLARRYTEDVQFSAEDATRSDLEFLCRVVEAVIDAGATTVNLPDTVGYSTPDEIEAFFRAIMTRVPNAHRAVFSTHCHDDLGLAVANSLAAVRGGARQVECTINGIGERAGNASLEEIVMVSKVRADRAGFRTKVVTPELFATSQLLTAVTGEPVQANKAIVGRNAFAHEAGIHQDGVLKDRRTYEIMRPEDVGVPKSSLVLGKHSGRHAVQQRCEEIGVTLSRQQLDQVYRKMIALADRVKHISPEALAAIAAEVTGATTRPDAIPAEPKHRPAPPIPEPAAPMAEYGYGHGV; encoded by the coding sequence ATGGCGGATGTGAGCGACATCACGATTTTCGACACCACCCTGCGTGACGGCGAGCAGTCGCCCGGCTTCTCGATGCGGACCGACGAGAAGCTGCGCCTCGCCAGGCAGCTCGACCGGCTCGGGGTGGACGTCATCGAATCGGGATTCCCGATTGCCTCGGAGGCGGACGCCGAGGCGGTGCGTCTCGTCGCGACCGAGGTGCGTCGGCCGGTCATCGCGGCGCTCGCCAGGACGGGCGTGGCCGACATCGAGTGCGCCGGCGAAGCCCTCCGGCCGGCGGCGCGCTCGCGCATCCACACGTTCCTCGCCACCTCGGACCTGCACCTCGAGCGCAAGCTGCGCATGACCCGCGAAGCCTGTCTCGACGCGGCGATTGCCGCCGTGCGGCTCGCCCGCCGCTACACCGAAGACGTGCAGTTCTCCGCGGAGGACGCAACACGCAGCGACCTCGAGTTCCTCTGCCGCGTCGTCGAGGCGGTCATCGACGCGGGTGCGACCACGGTGAACCTGCCCGATACGGTGGGCTACTCGACGCCGGACGAGATCGAGGCCTTCTTCCGCGCGATCATGACGCGGGTGCCCAACGCGCACCGGGCCGTCTTCAGCACCCACTGCCACGACGACCTCGGTCTTGCCGTCGCCAACAGCCTCGCGGCCGTGCGCGGTGGCGCGCGCCAGGTCGAGTGCACCATCAACGGCATCGGCGAGCGGGCCGGCAATGCGTCGCTCGAAGAGATCGTGATGGTGTCGAAGGTGCGTGCCGACCGGGCCGGCTTCCGTACGAAGGTCGTCACCCCCGAGCTCTTCGCCACCAGCCAGTTGCTCACGGCCGTCACCGGCGAGCCCGTGCAGGCCAACAAGGCCATCGTCGGACGCAACGCCTTTGCCCACGAAGCCGGCATCCACCAGGACGGCGTGCTCAAGGACCGGCGCACCTACGAGATCATGCGGCCCGAGGACGTGGGCGTGCCGAAGTCGTCGCTCGTGCTCGGGAAGCACTCGGGCCGCCACGCCGTGCAGCAGCGGTGCGAGGAGATTGGGGTCACGCTGTCACGGCAGCAGCTCGACCAGGTCTACCGCAAGATGATTGCCCTCGCCGACCGGGTCAAGCACATCAGCCCCGAAGCGCTTGCGGCGATCGCGGCCGAAGTGACGGGGGCGACGACCCGGCCGGACGCGATCCCGGCCGAGCCGAAGCACCGGCCGGCGCCACCGATTCCGGAGCCTGCCGCTCCGATGGCCGAGTACGGGTACGGGCACGGCGTGTAG